One genomic region from Eriocheir sinensis breed Jianghai 21 unplaced genomic scaffold, ASM2467909v1 Scaffold1583, whole genome shotgun sequence encodes:
- the LOC126990356 gene encoding uncharacterized protein LOC126990356 isoform X26 — protein MKEEKAKAEETNAVVEKTVPAVTPAKVVRKDVPSVGEGKDSVVTRVVEPVTPSVVAEKVPVVTNQTVAEKIPPTVTEGKVHVVKEEKVIEKVVPSVTEEKLPVVTKEKVVEEAAPSVTQEIVSVSKEQAELPLVAEEKKVIEKIIPSVTEGKVPVVPQQEVVEKVVPSPTEEKVPVVTQERVIEQNVPQERVIEQSVPQERVIERNVPQERVIEQNAPQEEVIEQNAPQERVIEQNAPQERVIEQNAPQERIVEQNVPQEMVIEQNAPQERVIEQNAPQERVAPQERAIEQAAPTATEGKVPVVIKKKVTEQAAPSVTEEIVTVSKEKEEVPVVTEEKVPAVRNETVIEKITPSVTEEKVVNQRKVVSYEDATENQENQITEDEETDETELKFIITIQERIVREQTVSITPVMDKDANTRRNGKVAKKQLKRIMKKVARAVREELSKRHKTAGAGQ, from the exons atgaaggaagaaaaagcaaaggctgaagaaacaaatgctgtcgttgaaaagacagtccctgctgtgacgccggcgaaggttgttagaaaggatgtgccctcggtgggagaaggaaaagactccgTTGTGACTCGAGTTGTTGAACCCGTTACCCCTTCGGTGGTAGCAGAAAAAGTAcccgttgtgacaaatcagaccGTTGCTGAAAAGATTCCCCCTACGGTGACCGAAGGAAAAGTCCACgttgttaaagaagagaaagttattgaaaaggttgtgccctcggtgacggaagaaaaactccccgttgtgacaaaggagaaggttgttgaggaggctgccccttcggtgacacaggagatcgtaagtgtgtctaaggagcaagcagaacttcctctcgtggcagaggagaagaaggttattgaaaagattatcccctcggtgacagaaggaaaagtcccggtagtccctcaacaggaggttgtAGAAAAAGTTGTCCCTTcgccgacagaagaaaaagttcctgttgtgacacaagaaagggttattgagcagaatgtcccacaagaaagggttattgaacagtctgtcccacaagaaagggttattgaaagg aatgtcccacaagaaagggttattgaacagaatgccccacaagaagaggttattgaacagaatgccccacaagaaagggttattgaacagaatgccccacaagaaagggttattgaacagaatgccccacaagaaaggattgttgaacagaatgtcccacaagaaatggttattgaacagaatgccccacaagaaagggttattgaacagaatgccccacaagaaagggttgccccacaagaaagggctattgaacaggctgcccctacggcgacagaaggaaaagttcctgttgtgataaaaaagaaggttactgaacaggctgccccttcggttacagaagagattgtcactgtttctaaagagaaagaagaagtccctgttgtaacagaggaaaaggttcccgctgtgagaaatgagacagttattgaaaagattactccttccgtaacagaagaaaaagttgtcaatcaacggaaggttgtttcttacgaagatgctacagaaaatcaggaaaatcaaATTACTGAAGATGAAGAAACGGACGAAACTGAATTGAAGTTTATCATCACCATACAAGAGAGAATAGTCCGCGAACAGACAGTCTCGATCACACCCGTGATGGACAAGGACGCCAacacaagaaggaatggaaaagtggcgaagaaacaactgaaaagaataatgaagaag GTTGCCCGCGCCGTACGGGAAGAATTAAGCAAGCGACACAAGACAGCGGGGGCGGGACAGTAG
- the LOC126990356 gene encoding dynein heavy chain-like protein 2 isoform X23 — MKEEKAKAEETNAVVEKTVPAVTPAKVVRKDVPSVGEGKDSVVTRVVEPVTPSVVAEKVPVVTNQTVAEKIPPTVTEGKVHVVKEEKVIEKVVPSVTEEKLPVVTKEKVVEEAAPSVTQEIVSVSKEQAELPLVAEEKKVIEKIIPSVTEGKVPVVPQQEVVEKVVPSPTEEKVPVVTQERVIEQNVPQERVIEQSVPQERVIERNVPQERVIEQNAPQEEVIEQNAPQERVIEQNAPQERVIEQNAPQERVIEQNAPQERVIEQNAPQERVVEQNVPQEMVIEQNAPQERVIERVAPQERGIEQAAPTATEGKVPVVIKKKVTEQAAPSVTEEIVTVSKEKEEVPVVTEEKVPAVRNETVIEKITPSVTEEKVVNQRKVVSYEDATENQENQVTGDEETDETELKFIITIQERIVREQTVSITPVMDKDANTRRNGKVAKKLLKRILKKVARAVREELSKRHKTAGAGQ, encoded by the exons atgaaggaagaaaaagcaaaggctgaagaaacaaatgctgtcgttgaaaagacagtccctgctgtgacgccggcgaaggttgttagaaaggatgtgccctcggtgggagaaggaaaagactccgTTGTGACTCGAGTTGTTGAACCCGTTACCCCTTCGGTGGTAGCAGAAAAAGTAcccgttgtgacaaatcagaccGTTGCTGAAAAGATTCCCCCTACGGTGACCGAAGGAAAAGTCCACgttgttaaagaagagaaagttattgaaaaggttgtgccctcggtgacggaagaaaaactccccgttgtgacaaaggagaaggttgttgaggaggctgccccttcggtgacacaggagatcgtaagtgtgtctaaggagcaagcagaacttcctctcgtggcagaggagaagaaggttattgaaaagattatcccctcggtgacagaaggaaaagtcccggtagtccctcaacaggaggttgtAGAAAAAGTTGTCCCTTcgccgacagaagaaaaagttcctgttgtgacacaagaaagggttattgagcagaatgtcccacaagaaagggttattgaacagtctgtcccacaagaaagggttattgaaagg aatgtcccacaagaaagggttattgaacagaatgccccacaagaagaggttattgaacagaatgccccacaagaaagggttattgaacagaatgccccacaagaaagg gttattgaacagaatgccccacaagaaagggttattgaacagaatgccccacaagaaagggttattgaacagaatgccccacaagaaagggttgttgaacagaatgtcccacaagaaatggttattgaacagaatgccccacaagaaagggttattgaaagggttgccccacaagaaaggggtattgaacaggctgcccctacggcgacagaaggaaaagttcccgttgtgataaaaaagaaggttactgaacaggctgccccttcggttacagaagagattgtcactgtttctaaagagaaagaagaagtccctgttgtaacagaggaaaaggttcccgctgtgagaaatgagacagttattgaaaagattactccttccgtaacagaagaaaaagttgtcaatcaacggaaggttgtttcttacgaagatgctacagaaaatcaggaaaatcaagTTACTGGAGATGAAGAAACGGACGAAACTGAATTGAAGTTTATCATCACCATACAAGAGAGAATAGTCCGCGAACAGACAGTCTCAATCACACCCGTGATGGATAAGGACGCCAacacaagaaggaatggaaaagtggcgaAGAAACTACTGAAAAGAATACTGAAGAAGGTTGCCCGCGCCGTACGGGAAGAATTAAGCAAGCGACACAAGACAGCGGGGGCGGGACAGTAG
- the LOC126990356 gene encoding dynein heavy chain-like protein 2 isoform X18 → MKEEKAKAEETNAVVEKTVPAVTPAKVVRKDVPSVGEGKDSVVTRVVEPVTPSVVAEKVPVVTNQTVAEKIPPTVTEGKVHVVKEEKVIEKVVPSVTEEKLPVVTKEKVVEEAAPSVTQEIVSVSKEQAELPLVAEEKKVIEKIIPSVTEGKVPVVPQQEVVEKVVPSPTEEKVPVVTQERVIEQNVPQERVIEQSVPQERVIERSVPQERVTEQNVPQERVIEQSVPQERVIERVVPQERAIEQAAPTATEEKVPVVTQESVIEQNAPQERVIEQNAPQERVIEQNAPQERVVEQNVPQEMVIEQNAPQERVIERVAPQERGIEQAAPTATEGKVPVVIKKKVTEQAAPSVTEEIVTVSKEKEEVPVVTEEKVPAVRNETVIEKITPSVTEEKVVNQRKVVSYEDATENQENQVTGDEETDETELKFIITIQERIVREQTVSITPVMDKDANTRRNGKVAKKLLKRILKKVARAVREELSKRHKTAGAGQ, encoded by the exons atgaaggaagaaaaagcaaaggctgaagaaacaaatgctgtcgttgaaaagacagtccctgctgtgacgccggcgaaggttgttagaaaggatgtgccctcggtgggagaaggaaaagactccgTTGTGACTCGAGTTGTTGAACCCGTTACCCCTTCGGTGGTAGCAGAAAAAGTAcccgttgtgacaaatcagaccGTTGCTGAAAAGATTCCCCCTACGGTGACCGAAGGAAAAGTCCACgttgttaaagaagagaaagttattgaaaaggttgtgccctcggtgacggaagaaaaactccccgttgtgacaaaggagaaggttgttgaggaggctgccccttcggtgacacaggagatcgtaagtgtgtctaaggagcaagcagaacttcctctcgtggcagaggagaagaaggttattgaaaagattatcccctcggtgacagaaggaaaagtcccggtagtccctcaacaggaggttgtAGAAAAAGTTGTCCCTTcgccgacagaagaaaaagttcctgttgtgacacaagaaagggttattgagcagaatgtcccacaagaaagggttattgaacagtctgtcccacaagaaagggttattgaaagg tctgtcccacaagaaagggttactgagcagaatgtcccacaagaaagggttattgaacagtctgtcccacaagaaagggttattgaaagggttgtcccacaagaaagggctattgaacaggccgcccctacggcgacagaagaaaaagttcctgttgtgacacaagaaagt gttattgaacagaatgccccacaagaaagggttattgaacagaatgccccacaagaaagggttattgaacagaatgccccacaagaaagggttgttgaacagaatgtcccacaagaaatggttattgaacagaatgccccacaagaaagggttattgaaagggttgccccacaagaaaggggtattgaacaggctgcccctacggcgacagaaggaaaagttcccgttgtgataaaaaagaaggttactgaacaggctgccccttcggttacagaagagattgtcactgtttctaaagagaaagaagaagtccctgttgtaacagaggaaaaggttcccgctgtgagaaatgagacagttattgaaaagattactccttccgtaacagaagaaaaagttgtcaatcaacggaaggttgtttcttacgaagatgctacagaaaatcaggaaaatcaagTTACTGGAGATGAAGAAACGGACGAAACTGAATTGAAGTTTATCATCACCATACAAGAGAGAATAGTCCGCGAACAGACAGTCTCAATCACACCCGTGATGGATAAGGACGCCAacacaagaaggaatggaaaagtggcgaAGAAACTACTGAAAAGAATACTGAAGAAGGTTGCCCGCGCCGTACGGGAAGAATTAAGCAAGCGACACAAGACAGCGGGGGCGGGACAGTAG
- the LOC126990356 gene encoding titin-like isoform X6 has protein sequence MKEEKAKAEETNAVVEKTVPAVTPAKVVRKDVPSVGEGKDSVVTRVVEPVTPSVVAEKVPVVTNQTVAEKIPPTVTEGKVHVVKEEKVIEKVVPSVTEEKLPVVTKEKVVEEAAPSVTQEIVSVSKEQAELPLVAEEKKVIEKIIPSVTEGKVPVVPQQEVVEKVVPSPTEEKVPVVTQERVIEQNVPQERVIEQSVPQERVIERSVPQERVIERVVPQERAIEQAAPTATEEKVPVVTQESVIEQNAPQERVIEQNASQKRVIEQNAPQERVIEQNAPQERVIEQNAPQERVIEQNVPQERVIEQNAPQERVIEQNAPQERVIEQNAPQERVVEQNVPQEMVIEQNAPQERVIERVAPQERGIEQAAPTATEGKVPVVIKKKVTEQAAPSVTEEIVTVSKEKEEVPVVTEEKVPAVRNETVIEKITPSVTEEKVVNQRKVVSYEDATENQENQVTGDEETDETELKFIITIQERIVREQTVSITPVMDKDANTRRNGKVAKKLLKRILKKVARAVREELSKRHKTAGAGQ, from the exons atgaaggaagaaaaagcaaaggctgaagaaacaaatgctgtcgttgaaaagacagtccctgctgtgacgccggcgaaggttgttagaaaggatgtgccctcggtgggagaaggaaaagactccgTTGTGACTCGAGTTGTTGAACCCGTTACCCCTTCGGTGGTAGCAGAAAAAGTAcccgttgtgacaaatcagaccGTTGCTGAAAAGATTCCCCCTACGGTGACCGAAGGAAAAGTCCACgttgttaaagaagagaaagttattgaaaaggttgtgccctcggtgacggaagaaaaactccccgttgtgacaaaggagaaggttgttgaggaggctgccccttcggtgacacaggagatcgtaagtgtgtctaaggagcaagcagaacttcctctcgtggcagaggagaagaaggttattgaaaagattatcccctcggtgacagaaggaaaagtcccggtagtccctcaacaggaggttgtAGAAAAAGTTGTCCCTTcgccgacagaagaaaaagttcctgttgtgacacaagaaagggttattgagcagaatgtcccacaagaaagggttattgaacagtctgtcccacaagaaagggttattgaaagg tctgtcccacaagaaagggttattgaaagggttgtcccacaagaaagggctattgaacaggccgcccctacggcgacagaagaaaaagttcctgttgtgacacaagaaagtgttattgaacagaatgccccacaagaaagggttattgaacagaatgcctcACAaaaaagggttattgaacagaatgccccacaagaaagggttattgaacagaatgccccacaagaaagggttattgaacagaatgccccacaagaaagggttattgaacagaatgtcccacaagaaagg gttattgaacagaatgccccacaagaaagggttattgaacagaatgccccacaagaaagggttattgaacagaatgccccacaagaaagggttgttgaacagaatgtcccacaagaaatggttattgaacagaatgccccacaagaaagggttattgaaagggttgccccacaagaaaggggtattgaacaggctgcccctacggcgacagaaggaaaagttcccgttgtgataaaaaagaaggttactgaacaggctgccccttcggttacagaagagattgtcactgtttctaaagagaaagaagaagtccctgttgtaacagaggaaaaggttcccgctgtgagaaatgagacagttattgaaaagattactccttccgtaacagaagaaaaagttgtcaatcaacggaaggttgtttcttacgaagatgctacagaaaatcaggaaaatcaagTTACTGGAGATGAAGAAACGGACGAAACTGAATTGAAGTTTATCATCACCATACAAGAGAGAATAGTCCGCGAACAGACAGTCTCAATCACACCCGTGATGGATAAGGACGCCAacacaagaaggaatggaaaagtggcgaAGAAACTACTGAAAAGAATACTGAAGAAGGTTGCCCGCGCCGTACGGGAAGAATTAAGCAAGCGACACAAGACAGCGGGGGCGGGACAGTAG
- the LOC126990356 gene encoding titin-like isoform X1, whose product MKEEKAKAEETNAVVEKTVPAVTPAKVVRKDVPSVGEGKDSVVTRVVEPVTPSVVAEKVPVVTNQTVAEKIPPTVTEGKVHVVKEEKVIEKVVPSVTEEKLPVVTKEKVVEEAAPSVTQEIVSVSKEQAELPLVAEEKKVIEKIIPSVTEGKVPVVPQQEVVEKVVPSPTEEKVPVVTQERVIEQNVPQERVIEQSVPQERVIERSVPQERVTEQNVPQERVIEQSVPQERVIERVVPQERAIEQAAPTATEEKVPVVTQESVIEQNAPQERVIEQNASQKRVIEQNAPQERVIEQNAPQERVIEQNAPQERVIEQNVPQERVIEQNAPQERVIEQNAPQERVIEQNAPQERVVEQNVPQEMVIEQNAPQERVIERVAPQERGIEQAAPTATEGKVPVVIKKKVTEQAAPSVTEEIVTVSKEKEEVPVVTEEKVPAVRNETVIEKITPSVTEEKVVNQRKVVSYEDATENQENQVTGDEETDETELKFIITIQERIVREQTVSITPVMDKDANTRRNGKVAKKLLKRILKKVARAVREELSKRHKTAGAGQ is encoded by the exons atgaaggaagaaaaagcaaaggctgaagaaacaaatgctgtcgttgaaaagacagtccctgctgtgacgccggcgaaggttgttagaaaggatgtgccctcggtgggagaaggaaaagactccgTTGTGACTCGAGTTGTTGAACCCGTTACCCCTTCGGTGGTAGCAGAAAAAGTAcccgttgtgacaaatcagaccGTTGCTGAAAAGATTCCCCCTACGGTGACCGAAGGAAAAGTCCACgttgttaaagaagagaaagttattgaaaaggttgtgccctcggtgacggaagaaaaactccccgttgtgacaaaggagaaggttgttgaggaggctgccccttcggtgacacaggagatcgtaagtgtgtctaaggagcaagcagaacttcctctcgtggcagaggagaagaaggttattgaaaagattatcccctcggtgacagaaggaaaagtcccggtagtccctcaacaggaggttgtAGAAAAAGTTGTCCCTTcgccgacagaagaaaaagttcctgttgtgacacaagaaagggttattgagcagaatgtcccacaagaaagggttattgaacagtctgtcccacaagaaagggttattgaaagg tctgtcccacaagaaagggttactgagcagaatgtcccacaagaaagggttattgaacagtctgtcccacaagaaagggttattgaaagggttgtcccacaagaaagggctattgaacaggccgcccctacggcgacagaagaaaaagttcctgttgtgacacaagaaagtgttattgaacagaatgccccacaagaaagggttattgaacagaatgcctcACAaaaaagggttattgaacagaatgccccacaagaaagggttattgaacagaatgccccacaagaaagggttattgaacagaatgccccacaagaaagggttattgaacagaatgtcccacaagaaagg gttattgaacagaatgccccacaagaaagggttattgaacagaatgccccacaagaaagggttattgaacagaatgccccacaagaaagggttgttgaacagaatgtcccacaagaaatggttattgaacagaatgccccacaagaaagggttattgaaagggttgccccacaagaaaggggtattgaacaggctgcccctacggcgacagaaggaaaagttcccgttgtgataaaaaagaaggttactgaacaggctgccccttcggttacagaagagattgtcactgtttctaaagagaaagaagaagtccctgttgtaacagaggaaaaggttcccgctgtgagaaatgagacagttattgaaaagattactccttccgtaacagaagaaaaagttgtcaatcaacggaaggttgtttcttacgaagatgctacagaaaatcaggaaaatcaagTTACTGGAGATGAAGAAACGGACGAAACTGAATTGAAGTTTATCATCACCATACAAGAGAGAATAGTCCGCGAACAGACAGTCTCAATCACACCCGTGATGGATAAGGACGCCAacacaagaaggaatggaaaagtggcgaAGAAACTACTGAAAAGAATACTGAAGAAGGTTGCCCGCGCCGTACGGGAAGAATTAAGCAAGCGACACAAGACAGCGGGGGCGGGACAGTAG
- the LOC126990356 gene encoding dynein heavy chain-like protein 2 isoform X2 yields MKEEKAKAEETNAVVEKTVPAVTPAKVVRKDVPSVGEGKDSVVTRVVEPVTPSVVAEKVPVVTNQTVAEKIPPTVTEGKVHVVKEEKVIEKVVPSVTEEKLPVVTKEKVVEEAAPSVTQEIVSVSKEQAELPLVAEEKKVIEKIIPSVTEGKVPVVPQQEVVEKVVPSPTEEKVPVVTQERVIEQNVPQERVIEQSVPQERVIERSVPQERVTEQNVPQERVIEQSVPQERVIERVVPQERAIEQAAPTATEEKVPVVTQESVIEQNAPQERVIEQNASQKRVIEQNAPQERVIEQNAPQERVIEQNAPQERVIEQNAPQERVIEQNAPQERVIEQNAPQERVVEQNVPQEMVIEQNAPQERVIERVAPQERGIEQAAPTATEGKVPVVIKKKVTEQAAPSVTEEIVTVSKEKEEVPVVTEEKVPAVRNETVIEKITPSVTEEKVVNQRKVVSYEDATENQENQVTGDEETDETELKFIITIQERIVREQTVSITPVMDKDANTRRNGKVAKKLLKRILKKVARAVREELSKRHKTAGAGQ; encoded by the exons atgaaggaagaaaaagcaaaggctgaagaaacaaatgctgtcgttgaaaagacagtccctgctgtgacgccggcgaaggttgttagaaaggatgtgccctcggtgggagaaggaaaagactccgTTGTGACTCGAGTTGTTGAACCCGTTACCCCTTCGGTGGTAGCAGAAAAAGTAcccgttgtgacaaatcagaccGTTGCTGAAAAGATTCCCCCTACGGTGACCGAAGGAAAAGTCCACgttgttaaagaagagaaagttattgaaaaggttgtgccctcggtgacggaagaaaaactccccgttgtgacaaaggagaaggttgttgaggaggctgccccttcggtgacacaggagatcgtaagtgtgtctaaggagcaagcagaacttcctctcgtggcagaggagaagaaggttattgaaaagattatcccctcggtgacagaaggaaaagtcccggtagtccctcaacaggaggttgtAGAAAAAGTTGTCCCTTcgccgacagaagaaaaagttcctgttgtgacacaagaaagggttattgagcagaatgtcccacaagaaagggttattgaacagtctgtcccacaagaaagggttattgaaagg tctgtcccacaagaaagggttactgagcagaatgtcccacaagaaagggttattgaacagtctgtcccacaagaaagggttattgaaagggttgtcccacaagaaagggctattgaacaggccgcccctacggcgacagaagaaaaagttcctgttgtgacacaagaaagtgttattgaacagaatgccccacaagaaagggttattgaacagaatgcctcACAaaaaagggttattgaacagaatgccccacaagaaagggttattgaacagaatgccccacaagaaagggttattgaacagaatgccccacaagaaagg gttattgaacagaatgccccacaagaaagggttattgaacagaatgccccacaagaaagggttattgaacagaatgccccacaagaaagggttgttgaacagaatgtcccacaagaaatggttattgaacagaatgccccacaagaaagggttattgaaagggttgccccacaagaaaggggtattgaacaggctgcccctacggcgacagaaggaaaagttcccgttgtgataaaaaagaaggttactgaacaggctgccccttcggttacagaagagattgtcactgtttctaaagagaaagaagaagtccctgttgtaacagaggaaaaggttcccgctgtgagaaatgagacagttattgaaaagattactccttccgtaacagaagaaaaagttgtcaatcaacggaaggttgtttcttacgaagatgctacagaaaatcaggaaaatcaagTTACTGGAGATGAAGAAACGGACGAAACTGAATTGAAGTTTATCATCACCATACAAGAGAGAATAGTCCGCGAACAGACAGTCTCAATCACACCCGTGATGGATAAGGACGCCAacacaagaaggaatggaaaagtggcgaAGAAACTACTGAAAAGAATACTGAAGAAGGTTGCCCGCGCCGTACGGGAAGAATTAAGCAAGCGACACAAGACAGCGGGGGCGGGACAGTAG
- the LOC126990356 gene encoding dynein heavy chain-like protein 2 isoform X9, translating into MKEEKAKAEETNAVVEKTVPAVTPAKVVRKDVPSVGEGKDSVVTRVVEPVTPSVVAEKVPVVTNQTVAEKIPPTVTEGKVHVVKEEKVIEKVVPSVTEEKLPVVTKEKVVEEAAPSVTQEIVSVSKEQAELPLVAEEKKVIEKIIPSVTEGKVPVVPQQEVVEKVVPSPTEEKVPVVTQERVIEQNVPQERVIEQSVPQERVIERVVPQERAIEQAAPTATEEKVPVVTQESVIEQNAPQERVIEQNAPQERVIDQNVPQERVIEQNAPQEEVIEQNAPQERVIEQNAPQERVIEQNAPQERVIEQNAPQERVVEQNVPQEMVIEQNAPQERVIERVAPQERGIEQAAPTATEGKVPVVIKKKVTEQAAPSVTEEIVTVSKEKEEVPVVTEEKVPAVRNETVIEKITPSVTEEKVVNQRKVVSYEDATENQENQVTGDEETDETELKFIITIQERIVREQTVSITPVMDKDANTRRNGKVAKKLLKRILKKVARAVREELSKRHKTAGAGQ; encoded by the exons atgaaggaagaaaaagcaaaggctgaagaaacaaatgctgtcgttgaaaagacagtccctgctgtgacgccggcgaaggttgttagaaaggatgtgccctcggtgggagaaggaaaagactccgTTGTGACTCGAGTTGTTGAACCCGTTACCCCTTCGGTGGTAGCAGAAAAAGTAcccgttgtgacaaatcagaccGTTGCTGAAAAGATTCCCCCTACGGTGACCGAAGGAAAAGTCCACgttgttaaagaagagaaagttattgaaaaggttgtgccctcggtgacggaagaaaaactccccgttgtgacaaaggagaaggttgttgaggaggctgccccttcggtgacacaggagatcgtaagtgtgtctaaggagcaagcagaacttcctctcgtggcagaggagaagaaggttattgaaaagattatcccctcggtgacagaaggaaaagtcccggtagtccctcaacaggaggttgtAGAAAAAGTTGTCCCTTcgccgacagaagaaaaagttcctgttgtgacacaagaaagggttattgagcagaatgtcccacaagaaagggttattgaacagtctgtcccacaagaaagggttattgaaagggttgtcccacaagaaagggctattgaacaggccgCCCCTAcagcgacagaagaaaaagttcctgttgtgacacaagaaagtgttattgaacagaatgccccacaagaaagggttattgaacagaatgccccacaagaaagggttattgatcagaatgtcccacaagaaagggttattgaacagaatgccccacaagaagaggttattgaacagaatgccccacaagaaagg gttattgaacagaatgccccacaagaaagggttattgaacagaatgccccacaagaaagggttattgaacagaatgccccacaagaaagggttgttgaacagaatgtcccacaagaaatggttattgaacagaatgccccacaagaaagggttattgaaagggttgccccacaagaaaggggtattgaacaggctgcccctacggcgacagaaggaaaagttcccgttgtgataaaaaagaaggttactgaacaggctgccccttcggttacagaagagattgtcactgtttctaaagagaaagaagaagtccctgttgtaacagaggaaaaggttcccgctgtgagaaatgagacagttattgaaaagattactccttccgtaacagaagaaaaagttgtcaatcaacggaaggttgtttcttacgaagatgctacagaaaatcaggaaaatcaagTTACTGGAGATGAAGAAACGGACGAAACTGAATTGAAGTTTATCATCACCATACAAGAGAGAATAGTCCGCGAACAGACAGTCTCAATCACACCCGTGATGGATAAGGACGCCAacacaagaaggaatggaaaagtggcgaAGAAACTACTGAAAAGAATACTGAAGAAGGTTGCCCGCGCCGTACGGGAAGAATTAAGCAAGCGACACAAGACAGCGGGGGCGGGACAGTAG